From Vanacampus margaritifer isolate UIUO_Vmar chromosome 8, RoL_Vmar_1.0, whole genome shotgun sequence, a single genomic window includes:
- the LOC144057141 gene encoding single-strand selective monofunctional uracil DNA glycosylase-like, protein MLNGSELSRGDGNEQDAKERVVLKWIPDPNATPSCRFLKLELELNAHLRGLSFGEPVRYVYNPLEYAWETHRCYVEKYCQAGQSVLFLGMNPGPFGMAQTGVPFGEVKSVVDWLKITGSVGRPDDEHPKRRISGLACTQSEVSGARFWGFFRKLCGEPEVFFRHCFVHNLCPLIFMSSSGKNLTPPELKSRQREQLLRLCDIALCQAVEALGVSMVIGVGRVAEQRARRALAGAGIDVRVECILHPSPRNPLANKGWETVAKAKLAELGILSLLSKNTCTESSHTQETS, encoded by the exons ATgttaaatggcagtgaattgtCGCGAGGTGATGGAAACGAGCAGGACGCAAAGGAACGCGTAGTACTAAAGTGGATCCCGGATCCGAACGCGACCCCTTCATGCAGGTTCCTGAAGCTCGAACTGGAGCTCAACGCGCACCTCCGTGGGCTCAGCTTCGGAGAACCCGTCCGCTATGTGTACAACCCACTCGAGTACGCATGGGAGACGCACCGATGCTACGTGGAAAAGTACTGCCAGGCGGGCCAGAGCGTCTTGTTTTTAGGCATGAATCCTGGACCGTTTGGCATGGCCCAGACTGGG GTTCCATTTGGTGAAGTGAAGTCAGTAGTTGACTGGCTGAAGATCACGGGGTCAGTCGGTCGCCCTGACGACGAGCATCCGAAGCGCCGCATCAGCGGCCTGGCCTGCACTCAGAGCGAAGTGAGCGGCGCCCGCTTCTGGGGCTTCTTCAGAAAGTTGTGCGGTGAGCCGGAGGTGTTCTTCCGCCACTGTTTTGTGCACAACCTTTGCCCCCTCATATTCATGAGCAGCAGCGGGAAGAACCTGACCCCCCCTGAGCTCAAATCCAGACAGCGTGAACAACTCCTGCGCCTATGTGACATTGCCCTGTGTCAAGCCGTGGAGGCCCTCGGTGTCTCCATGGTGATCGGTGTGGGCAGGGTGGCGGAGCAGCGGGCACGCCGCGCTCTTGCCGGAGCTGGTATTGATGTACGAGTGGAGTGCATCTTGCATCCTTCCCCCAGGAACCCTCTGGCTAATAAGGGCTGGGAGACTGTTGCTAAAGCTAAGCTAGCAGAACTGGGTATCCTCTCTTTGCTGAGTAAAAACACATGTACAGAATCCTCTCACACTCAAGAGACTTCATAG